In one Magallana gigas chromosome 7, xbMagGiga1.1, whole genome shotgun sequence genomic region, the following are encoded:
- the LOC105347059 gene encoding uncharacterized protein isoform X2, whose translation MLRNIIAVCLLTFATAAPNIRNDLMTCEICHVAVHDLQKLMAENATQATIEQRLQDICERLTSHVDDCLGFVKSKAPDIFKTLSQKMDPETICILLNVCPKPQDPREERQTIKIDTKKTSEEQASPLECEICKLLVTELDNLLKENKSQEIVIETVNKLCSALPESFKKFCDAYAPEIIELIVSGVDPKKACDELKLCSEKERDHAGAKNSKVQQLQEDPKCEICKLIVNEVDWYIKRNASSKSINSTVAKVCNKLPSVFKILCTSMAPAIVKHLEDGIDPASTCVYMKLCTQETELVEFNRKDEANPLECEICKLLINELDKYLVTNATKDKIEEAVTKFCDSLPAEIKAFCDEYKDKIIQALIDGVTGDEICKLIKLCTAKTEEYFSQVPVPHIQEVADEVGDLKCELCTVIINLLDSQLEKNASAATINNTVFSLCALLPAEIKQSCEAIAPTIVKKIEGGFDPQTACKDIRLCADTFSGVLDDSWLDVVNQLKEQNDMNKNLEDAKCELCEFLINIIDQELGQNASLDKINNTIYSVCNLLPDAIKATCELVAPTIVKELANGLDPLKTCEKVKLCTNGTLNTGLLQGLKEHVNRVIRGPSVSAPQDAKCELCEFLVTIIDKELGQNASLEKINSTIYGLCNLLPAAIKPECELIAPSIVKELAKGLDPLKTCETVKLCTNGSRGYDQKEESRKEMENEAKRVKDSLGCQVCEFVVQIVDEYIKNNSTGESINTTVYKICALLPEPIQDLCNQAAPQIVKTIEDGVDPKKVCTEIKLCQSGARTMALTIPGVSCEMCHGLVEAVLPSQYTELLAVKLCEVTCPREQVRHRRSVVKKMSHFEADLFRAGTEKIKVKVGRDIECDVCTWLAEATNIFLKDNKTEDSIEKYLDAICKFIPEPYSKTCQATVPLIIKELEHGFEPEKLCKELVPEDCKNVTKVVGDMPEVFSFVQEIEEPSQKCDLCKKVMKIFADELDKDDAKVLAYIEDICHRLPNPTNNACLNFVSTEYTVIAEKIIQKLLDPTQVCEMVKVCPEE comes from the exons ATGCTCAGAAATATCATTGCAGTCTGTCTGCTTACATTTGCAACAG CTGCACCGAATATTCGCAATGACTTAATGACGTGTGAGATATGCCATGTAGCAGTTCATGACCTTCAAAAGCTCATGGCGGAAAACGCTACACAG GCAACGATTGAGCAGAGGTTGCAAGACATCTGTGAAAGGCTCACATCCCACGTAGATGATTGTTTGGGTTTTGTCAAGTCCAAAGCTCCAgacatatttaaaacattgtcaCAAAAAATG GATCCAGAAACTATCTGCATTCTTCTAAATGTTTGTCCAAAACCACAAGACCCTCGGGAAGAAAgacaaacaattaaaattgataCCAAGAAGACATCTGAAGAACAG GCTAGTCCATTGGAATGCGAAATTTGCAAATTACTTGTCACTGAATTAGACAACTTActgaaagaaaacaaatctCAAGAAATTGTCATTGAAACTGTTAACAAGTTGTGCAGTGCTTTACCGGAATCTTTCAAGAAATTC TGCGATGCCTATGCACCAGAGATAATTGAATTGATTGTATCTGGTGTGGATCCAAAAAAAGCTTGTGACGAACTCAAACTTTGCtctgagaaagagagagatcaTG CGGGAGCTAAAAATAGCAAGGTACAGCAACTGCAAGAG gaTCCTAAATGTGAAATTTGCAAGTTGATTGTCAATGAAGTGGATTGGTATATCAAACGGAATGCCTCTTCAAAATCTATTAATTCAACAGTAGCGAAAGTGTGCAACAAACTGCCatctgtttttaaaattctg tgtaccTCTATGGCTCCGGCTATCGTAAAACATCTGGAGGACGGAATTGACCCAGCATCCACGTGTGTTTACATGAAACTCTGCACCCAAG agaCAGAACTCGTTGAATTCAACCGAAAAGACGAG GCAAATCCACTGGAGTGTGAAATTTGCAAATTATTGATCAATGAATTGGACAAATATTTAGTCACTAATGCCACAAAAGATAAAATAGAAGAAGCTGTAACCAAATTTTGTGATAGCCTGCCTGCCGAAATCAAAGCTTTC TGTGATGAATACAAAGATAAGATAATTCAGGCACTAATTGATGGCGTAACTGGGGATGAAATTTGCAAGCTTATAAAACTGTGCACAG CAAAAACTGAAGAATATTTTTCACAAGTTCCAGTTCCACACATTCAAGAAGTTGCTGATGAAGTCGGG GATCTGAAGTGTGAGTTATGCACGGTCATTATAAACTTGCTAGACAGCCAGCTTGAAAAAAACGCTTCTGCTGCCACCATCAATAACACAGTATTTTCTTTGTGTGCGCTTCTTCCTGCAGAAATCAAACAAAGT TGTGAAGCAATTGCGCCAACCATTGTGAAGAAGATTGAAGGAGGATTCGATCCACAAACTGCATGCAAAGACATTAGACTTTGCGCCGATACATTTTCAG GGGTTCTGGACGATTCATGGCTGGATGTCGTAAATCAGCTAAAAGAACAGAATGATATGAACAAAAATTTAGAG GATGCAAAATGTGAACTCTGTGAATTCCTTATAAATATAATAGATCAAGAATTGGGACAGAACGCTTCATTGGATAAAATAAACAACACTATCTATTCTGTATGTAACTTGCTTCCGGATGCAATCAAAGCTACA TGTGAACTCGTTGCACCAACGATAGTGAAAGAATTGGCTAATGGGCTTGATCCATTGAAGACTTGTGAAAAAGTGAAGTTATGCACAAATGGCACACTAA ATACAGGTTTGCTACAAGGATTGAAGGAGCACGTCAACAGGGTTATAAGGGGTCCCTCTGTGTCAGCCCCACAG gaTGCAAAGTGTGAACTTTGCGAATTCCTTGTAACCATAATTGACAAAGAACTCGGTCAAAATGCTTCGCTGGAAAAAATTAACAGTACCATTTATGGGCTGTGCAATCTGCTCCCAGCAGCAATAAAGCCAGAG tgtgaACTTATTGCACCTTCCATTGTAAAGGAATTAGCAAAAGGTCTCGATCCTCTGAAGACATGTGAAACCGTTAAACTGTGTACAAATGGATCACGTG GTTATGATCAAAAAGAAGAATCAAGAAAGGAAATGGAAAATGAAGCTAAGCGAGTAAag GACAGTCTTGGGTGTCAAGTTTGTGAGTTTGTGGTACAGATTGTGGATGAATATATCAAGAACAACTCCACAGGCGAGAGCATCAATACCACTGTCTATAAAATTTGTGCTCTGTTGCCAGAACCCATCCAAGATTTG tgcaATCAAGCTGCTCCACAGATAGTAAAAACAATAGAAGATGGCGTAGATCCTAAAAAGGTGTGCACCGAAATCAAACTATGTCAGAGTG GAGCCAGAACAATGGCCTTGACCATACCAGGTGTATCTTGTGAAATGTGCCATGGACTTGTCGAAGCCGTCTTACCCAGCCAGTACACAGAACTA CTAGCAGTAAAATTATGTGAGGTCACGTGTCCACGTGAGCAGGTTCGACACCGGAGGTCCGTAGTGAAGAAGATGTCTCATTTCGAGGCTGATCTCTTTAGAGCGGGGACAGAGAAAATTAAAGTCAAAGTT GGCAGGGACATTGAATGCGATGTATGTACTTGGCTTGCGGAGGCCACAAATATATTCCTTAAGGACAATAAGACGGAAGATTCCATTGAAAAGTATCTCGACGCCATCTGCAAATTTATACCAGAGCCATACAGTAAAACG TGTCAAGCAACTGTTCCTCTGATAATCAAAGAGTTGGAACATGGTTTTGAACCCGAAAAACTATGCAAAGAGTTAGTTCCAGAAGACTGCAAAAACG TAACCAAAGTGGTGGGAGATATGCCGGAAGTTTTTTCATTTGTCCAGGAAATCGAAGAGCCGAGTCAGAAATGTGACCTTTGCAAAAAGGTCATGAAGATTTTTGCAGACGAACTTGATAAAGATGAC GCCAAGGTTCTAGCTTACATCGAAGACATCTGCCATCGCCTTCCAAACCCAACAAACAACGCT TGTTTAAATTTCGTAAGCACAGAATACACTGTGATAGCTGAGAAGATCATTCAGAAGCTCTTAGACCCGACACAGGTGTGCGAGATGGTCAAAGTTTGTCCTGAGGAGTAA
- the LOC105347059 gene encoding uncharacterized protein isoform X1, protein MLRNIIAVCLLTFATAAPNIRNDLMTCEICHVAVHDLQKLMAENATQATIEQRLQDICERLTSHVDDCLGFVKSKAPDIFKTLSQKMDPETICILLNVCPKPQDPREERQTIKIDTKKTSEEQASPLECEICKLLVTELDNLLKENKSQEIVIETVNKLCSALPESFKKFCDAYAPEIIELIVSGVDPKKACDELKLCSEKERDHAGAKNSKVQQLQEDPKCEICKLIVNEVDWYIKRNASSKSINSTVAKVCNKLPSVFKILCTSMAPAIVKHLEDGIDPASTCVYMKLCTQETELVEFNRKDEANPLECEICKLLINELDKYLVTNATKDKIEEAVTKFCDSLPAEIKAFCDEYKDKIIQALIDGVTGDEICKLIKLCTAKTEEYFSQVPVPHIQEVADEVGNQNGGKYCDICEILMGIIDTQISMNKSSKEINSTIYTICQLFSRDVMIVCEAIAPTIVKKIEGGFDPQTACKDIRLCADTFSGVLDDSWLDVVNQLKEQNDMNKNLEDAKCELCEFLINIIDQELGQNASLDKINNTIYSVCNLLPDAIKATCELVAPTIVKELANGLDPLKTCEKVKLCTNGTLNTGLLQGLKEHVNRVIRGPSVSAPQDAKCELCEFLVTIIDKELGQNASLEKINSTIYGLCNLLPAAIKPECELIAPSIVKELAKGLDPLKTCETVKLCTNGSRGYDQKEESRKEMENEAKRVKDSLGCQVCEFVVQIVDEYIKNNSTGESINTTVYKICALLPEPIQDLCNQAAPQIVKTIEDGVDPKKVCTEIKLCQSGARTMALTIPGVSCEMCHGLVEAVLPSQYTELLAVKLCEVTCPREQVRHRRSVVKKMSHFEADLFRAGTEKIKVKVGRDIECDVCTWLAEATNIFLKDNKTEDSIEKYLDAICKFIPEPYSKTCQATVPLIIKELEHGFEPEKLCKELVPEDCKNVTKVVGDMPEVFSFVQEIEEPSQKCDLCKKVMKIFADELDKDDAKVLAYIEDICHRLPNPTNNACLNFVSTEYTVIAEKIIQKLLDPTQVCEMVKVCPEE, encoded by the exons ATGCTCAGAAATATCATTGCAGTCTGTCTGCTTACATTTGCAACAG CTGCACCGAATATTCGCAATGACTTAATGACGTGTGAGATATGCCATGTAGCAGTTCATGACCTTCAAAAGCTCATGGCGGAAAACGCTACACAG GCAACGATTGAGCAGAGGTTGCAAGACATCTGTGAAAGGCTCACATCCCACGTAGATGATTGTTTGGGTTTTGTCAAGTCCAAAGCTCCAgacatatttaaaacattgtcaCAAAAAATG GATCCAGAAACTATCTGCATTCTTCTAAATGTTTGTCCAAAACCACAAGACCCTCGGGAAGAAAgacaaacaattaaaattgataCCAAGAAGACATCTGAAGAACAG GCTAGTCCATTGGAATGCGAAATTTGCAAATTACTTGTCACTGAATTAGACAACTTActgaaagaaaacaaatctCAAGAAATTGTCATTGAAACTGTTAACAAGTTGTGCAGTGCTTTACCGGAATCTTTCAAGAAATTC TGCGATGCCTATGCACCAGAGATAATTGAATTGATTGTATCTGGTGTGGATCCAAAAAAAGCTTGTGACGAACTCAAACTTTGCtctgagaaagagagagatcaTG CGGGAGCTAAAAATAGCAAGGTACAGCAACTGCAAGAG gaTCCTAAATGTGAAATTTGCAAGTTGATTGTCAATGAAGTGGATTGGTATATCAAACGGAATGCCTCTTCAAAATCTATTAATTCAACAGTAGCGAAAGTGTGCAACAAACTGCCatctgtttttaaaattctg tgtaccTCTATGGCTCCGGCTATCGTAAAACATCTGGAGGACGGAATTGACCCAGCATCCACGTGTGTTTACATGAAACTCTGCACCCAAG agaCAGAACTCGTTGAATTCAACCGAAAAGACGAG GCAAATCCACTGGAGTGTGAAATTTGCAAATTATTGATCAATGAATTGGACAAATATTTAGTCACTAATGCCACAAAAGATAAAATAGAAGAAGCTGTAACCAAATTTTGTGATAGCCTGCCTGCCGAAATCAAAGCTTTC TGTGATGAATACAAAGATAAGATAATTCAGGCACTAATTGATGGCGTAACTGGGGATGAAATTTGCAAGCTTATAAAACTGTGCACAG CAAAAACTGAAGAATATTTTTCACAAGTTCCAGTTCCACACATTCAAGAAGTTGCTGATGAAGTCGGG AACCAAAACGGAGGCAAATATTGTGACATCTGTGAAATCTTAATGGGTATCATCGACACCCAAATTTCCATGAACAAAAGCAGCAAAGAAATTAACTCAACAATTTATACCATATGTCAATTATTTTCACGTGACGTCATGATCGTA TGTGAAGCAATTGCGCCAACCATTGTGAAGAAGATTGAAGGAGGATTCGATCCACAAACTGCATGCAAAGACATTAGACTTTGCGCCGATACATTTTCAG GGGTTCTGGACGATTCATGGCTGGATGTCGTAAATCAGCTAAAAGAACAGAATGATATGAACAAAAATTTAGAG GATGCAAAATGTGAACTCTGTGAATTCCTTATAAATATAATAGATCAAGAATTGGGACAGAACGCTTCATTGGATAAAATAAACAACACTATCTATTCTGTATGTAACTTGCTTCCGGATGCAATCAAAGCTACA TGTGAACTCGTTGCACCAACGATAGTGAAAGAATTGGCTAATGGGCTTGATCCATTGAAGACTTGTGAAAAAGTGAAGTTATGCACAAATGGCACACTAA ATACAGGTTTGCTACAAGGATTGAAGGAGCACGTCAACAGGGTTATAAGGGGTCCCTCTGTGTCAGCCCCACAG gaTGCAAAGTGTGAACTTTGCGAATTCCTTGTAACCATAATTGACAAAGAACTCGGTCAAAATGCTTCGCTGGAAAAAATTAACAGTACCATTTATGGGCTGTGCAATCTGCTCCCAGCAGCAATAAAGCCAGAG tgtgaACTTATTGCACCTTCCATTGTAAAGGAATTAGCAAAAGGTCTCGATCCTCTGAAGACATGTGAAACCGTTAAACTGTGTACAAATGGATCACGTG GTTATGATCAAAAAGAAGAATCAAGAAAGGAAATGGAAAATGAAGCTAAGCGAGTAAag GACAGTCTTGGGTGTCAAGTTTGTGAGTTTGTGGTACAGATTGTGGATGAATATATCAAGAACAACTCCACAGGCGAGAGCATCAATACCACTGTCTATAAAATTTGTGCTCTGTTGCCAGAACCCATCCAAGATTTG tgcaATCAAGCTGCTCCACAGATAGTAAAAACAATAGAAGATGGCGTAGATCCTAAAAAGGTGTGCACCGAAATCAAACTATGTCAGAGTG GAGCCAGAACAATGGCCTTGACCATACCAGGTGTATCTTGTGAAATGTGCCATGGACTTGTCGAAGCCGTCTTACCCAGCCAGTACACAGAACTA CTAGCAGTAAAATTATGTGAGGTCACGTGTCCACGTGAGCAGGTTCGACACCGGAGGTCCGTAGTGAAGAAGATGTCTCATTTCGAGGCTGATCTCTTTAGAGCGGGGACAGAGAAAATTAAAGTCAAAGTT GGCAGGGACATTGAATGCGATGTATGTACTTGGCTTGCGGAGGCCACAAATATATTCCTTAAGGACAATAAGACGGAAGATTCCATTGAAAAGTATCTCGACGCCATCTGCAAATTTATACCAGAGCCATACAGTAAAACG TGTCAAGCAACTGTTCCTCTGATAATCAAAGAGTTGGAACATGGTTTTGAACCCGAAAAACTATGCAAAGAGTTAGTTCCAGAAGACTGCAAAAACG TAACCAAAGTGGTGGGAGATATGCCGGAAGTTTTTTCATTTGTCCAGGAAATCGAAGAGCCGAGTCAGAAATGTGACCTTTGCAAAAAGGTCATGAAGATTTTTGCAGACGAACTTGATAAAGATGAC GCCAAGGTTCTAGCTTACATCGAAGACATCTGCCATCGCCTTCCAAACCCAACAAACAACGCT TGTTTAAATTTCGTAAGCACAGAATACACTGTGATAGCTGAGAAGATCATTCAGAAGCTCTTAGACCCGACACAGGTGTGCGAGATGGTCAAAGTTTGTCCTGAGGAGTAA
- the LOC105347059 gene encoding prosaposin isoform X3 has product MSPFFLKKDPKCEICKLIVNEVDWYIKRNASSKSINSTVAKVCNKLPSVFKILCTSMAPAIVKHLEDGIDPASTCVYMKLCTQETELVEFNRKDEANPLECEICKLLINELDKYLVTNATKDKIEEAVTKFCDSLPAEIKAFCDEYKDKIIQALIDGVTGDEICKLIKLCTAKTEEYFSQVPVPHIQEVADEVGNQNGGKYCDICEILMGIIDTQISMNKSSKEINSTIYTICQLFSRDVMIVCEAIAPTIVKKIEGGFDPQTACKDIRLCADTFSGVLDDSWLDVVNQLKEQNDMNKNLEDAKCELCEFLINIIDQELGQNASLDKINNTIYSVCNLLPDAIKATCELVAPTIVKELANGLDPLKTCEKVKLCTNGTLNTGLLQGLKEHVNRVIRGPSVSAPQDAKCELCEFLVTIIDKELGQNASLEKINSTIYGLCNLLPAAIKPECELIAPSIVKELAKGLDPLKTCETVKLCTNGSRGYDQKEESRKEMENEAKRVKDSLGCQVCEFVVQIVDEYIKNNSTGESINTTVYKICALLPEPIQDLCNQAAPQIVKTIEDGVDPKKVCTEIKLCQSGARTMALTIPGVSCEMCHGLVEAVLPSQYTELLAVKLCEVTCPREQVRHRRSVVKKMSHFEADLFRAGTEKIKVKVGRDIECDVCTWLAEATNIFLKDNKTEDSIEKYLDAICKFIPEPYSKTCQATVPLIIKELEHGFEPEKLCKELVPEDCKNVTKVVGDMPEVFSFVQEIEEPSQKCDLCKKVMKIFADELDKDDAKVLAYIEDICHRLPNPTNNACLNFVSTEYTVIAEKIIQKLLDPTQVCEMVKVCPEE; this is encoded by the exons ATGTCCcccttttttctcaaaaaggaTCCTAAATGTGAAATTTGCAAGTTGATTGTCAATGAAGTGGATTGGTATATCAAACGGAATGCCTCTTCAAAATCTATTAATTCAACAGTAGCGAAAGTGTGCAACAAACTGCCatctgtttttaaaattctg tgtaccTCTATGGCTCCGGCTATCGTAAAACATCTGGAGGACGGAATTGACCCAGCATCCACGTGTGTTTACATGAAACTCTGCACCCAAG agaCAGAACTCGTTGAATTCAACCGAAAAGACGAG GCAAATCCACTGGAGTGTGAAATTTGCAAATTATTGATCAATGAATTGGACAAATATTTAGTCACTAATGCCACAAAAGATAAAATAGAAGAAGCTGTAACCAAATTTTGTGATAGCCTGCCTGCCGAAATCAAAGCTTTC TGTGATGAATACAAAGATAAGATAATTCAGGCACTAATTGATGGCGTAACTGGGGATGAAATTTGCAAGCTTATAAAACTGTGCACAG CAAAAACTGAAGAATATTTTTCACAAGTTCCAGTTCCACACATTCAAGAAGTTGCTGATGAAGTCGGG AACCAAAACGGAGGCAAATATTGTGACATCTGTGAAATCTTAATGGGTATCATCGACACCCAAATTTCCATGAACAAAAGCAGCAAAGAAATTAACTCAACAATTTATACCATATGTCAATTATTTTCACGTGACGTCATGATCGTA TGTGAAGCAATTGCGCCAACCATTGTGAAGAAGATTGAAGGAGGATTCGATCCACAAACTGCATGCAAAGACATTAGACTTTGCGCCGATACATTTTCAG GGGTTCTGGACGATTCATGGCTGGATGTCGTAAATCAGCTAAAAGAACAGAATGATATGAACAAAAATTTAGAG GATGCAAAATGTGAACTCTGTGAATTCCTTATAAATATAATAGATCAAGAATTGGGACAGAACGCTTCATTGGATAAAATAAACAACACTATCTATTCTGTATGTAACTTGCTTCCGGATGCAATCAAAGCTACA TGTGAACTCGTTGCACCAACGATAGTGAAAGAATTGGCTAATGGGCTTGATCCATTGAAGACTTGTGAAAAAGTGAAGTTATGCACAAATGGCACACTAA ATACAGGTTTGCTACAAGGATTGAAGGAGCACGTCAACAGGGTTATAAGGGGTCCCTCTGTGTCAGCCCCACAG gaTGCAAAGTGTGAACTTTGCGAATTCCTTGTAACCATAATTGACAAAGAACTCGGTCAAAATGCTTCGCTGGAAAAAATTAACAGTACCATTTATGGGCTGTGCAATCTGCTCCCAGCAGCAATAAAGCCAGAG tgtgaACTTATTGCACCTTCCATTGTAAAGGAATTAGCAAAAGGTCTCGATCCTCTGAAGACATGTGAAACCGTTAAACTGTGTACAAATGGATCACGTG GTTATGATCAAAAAGAAGAATCAAGAAAGGAAATGGAAAATGAAGCTAAGCGAGTAAag GACAGTCTTGGGTGTCAAGTTTGTGAGTTTGTGGTACAGATTGTGGATGAATATATCAAGAACAACTCCACAGGCGAGAGCATCAATACCACTGTCTATAAAATTTGTGCTCTGTTGCCAGAACCCATCCAAGATTTG tgcaATCAAGCTGCTCCACAGATAGTAAAAACAATAGAAGATGGCGTAGATCCTAAAAAGGTGTGCACCGAAATCAAACTATGTCAGAGTG GAGCCAGAACAATGGCCTTGACCATACCAGGTGTATCTTGTGAAATGTGCCATGGACTTGTCGAAGCCGTCTTACCCAGCCAGTACACAGAACTA CTAGCAGTAAAATTATGTGAGGTCACGTGTCCACGTGAGCAGGTTCGACACCGGAGGTCCGTAGTGAAGAAGATGTCTCATTTCGAGGCTGATCTCTTTAGAGCGGGGACAGAGAAAATTAAAGTCAAAGTT GGCAGGGACATTGAATGCGATGTATGTACTTGGCTTGCGGAGGCCACAAATATATTCCTTAAGGACAATAAGACGGAAGATTCCATTGAAAAGTATCTCGACGCCATCTGCAAATTTATACCAGAGCCATACAGTAAAACG TGTCAAGCAACTGTTCCTCTGATAATCAAAGAGTTGGAACATGGTTTTGAACCCGAAAAACTATGCAAAGAGTTAGTTCCAGAAGACTGCAAAAACG TAACCAAAGTGGTGGGAGATATGCCGGAAGTTTTTTCATTTGTCCAGGAAATCGAAGAGCCGAGTCAGAAATGTGACCTTTGCAAAAAGGTCATGAAGATTTTTGCAGACGAACTTGATAAAGATGAC GCCAAGGTTCTAGCTTACATCGAAGACATCTGCCATCGCCTTCCAAACCCAACAAACAACGCT TGTTTAAATTTCGTAAGCACAGAATACACTGTGATAGCTGAGAAGATCATTCAGAAGCTCTTAGACCCGACACAGGTGTGCGAGATGGTCAAAGTTTGTCCTGAGGAGTAA